Genomic window (Gelria sp. Kuro-4):
CGGCCACCTGGGCTGAACGGGCAACGCCGCCGGCCGCCACTACCAGGGTCTCGGCCGGGTCCGCGCCTGTCACCTCGGCCTGCGCCAGTTCGTCCTGTACCTTTCTCACTTTTTCCACAAGGCGCTGGTGCAGGGCACCGGCAATGACCCGGTTTTCCGTGGGAAAGCCCTTTTCATCGTGGGTGAGACCGGTTACATGGAAGCGGTAGCCACGGCCGAAATCCGGCAGGAAGGGAACCTGTTCCTCTGCGTCCGCTCGGTAGACCGGGTAGTCGTTGAGCGCACCCGCTGCCGTGGCGGCCTGAATCTGGCGCCGCTTAGGCAGTTCGTTTTCCGCCGGCGGCTTTAGGGTCACCCGTTCGCGCATATGGGAGATAACCTCGTCGAGCAACAGGATCACCGGGAGGCGCAGCCTTTCCGCCGTGGCGAAGGCCCGGATAGCCAGCCGGTAGGTTTCGGCGACGCTGGCCGGGTAATAGGCCACCACCGGCCGGTCGCCGTGGCTCCCCCAGCGCGCCTGCATCAGGTCACCCTGGGCCGGCGAGGTAGGCATGCCGGTGCTGGGCCCGACCCGCTGGGAATCGACGATCACACATGGAACCTCCGCCATGGCGGCGAAGCCGATGTTCTCCTGCTTCAAGGAAAAACCCGGGCCGCTGGTGGCGGTCATCGCCTGGGCACCGCCCAAGGCAGCCCCGATCACGGCCGCAATGCTGGCAATCTCATCTTCCATTTGAATGAACTTGCCACCCCGGCGCGGCAGGCGGGCGGCCAAAAGTTCGGCAATCTCGGAGGACGGGGTGATGGGATAGCCGGCAAAAAAGTCCAGCCCAGCTGCCAGCGCCCCTTCCACACACGCCTCATTACCCTGCAGGAGGACAGCTTCCTCCCGGTCCGGGGAGGCTTGAGCACCCTTAACTTGCAGCAACTTCCTGTTCCTCCTCTAAAACGGCAATGGCTAGATCCGGACACCGCAGCTCACACAGGTGGCAGTCCAGGCACTGCTCCAGGTTGGTTACCTCAGGCTTTTTCTGCAGCCCCAACTTGAGAACTTGGGACGGGCAGAACTTGACGCAAATCCCGCAACCCTTACACCACTTAGCGTTGATGGTGATCTTGGCTACCTTGCCGTGCGGCATACGCTCACCCCCTCCCCCACGTACTCCGGAACTAAGTTTACAGTTTTTTAACCCGTAATCGACAAAAATTTGACGGAACCGACAGATTTCCCCTCTAAATAAACAAAAAGAAGCCCTGATCTGTCGATCAAGGCTCTTGAAGTGAACGGGCGCTGTGTTAAGCCGCTGCTACAGGTGCAGCCAGGCGCGAAGTTTCTTCGACTGCGGGCGGCTGACCGGGAGGATGGTGCCGGCCTTATCGTCCATCACCAGCGAATAGGTGCCGTCGCCTTCCGCCAACACCTCTTTGACGTGCTCCAGGTTCACCAAAAGATGGCGGTGAATGCGCTGGAACTGGTGGTGCCCATTCAGCCGCACTTCGTAAGTGCGGAGCGACCCGGGCACCAAAAAGCTCTCGCCCGGGGTGTGCAGGTAGACAACGCCGCCGCGAAACTCCAGCCAGCAAATCTCCTCATAGCTGAGCAGGGCGTAGCCGTCCGGCCGCGGGACAGCGATCTTCTCCCATGCTCTGCCTAAAGCGCGCTGCCGGCGCCCGTCACCGCCGGACGGCCGTACCGCTTCCTCCGCTGGGGCAGCGGCGCGCGGTGTATTCGCCTCCTCGCCGGCACCCCCGGTCAGCACCTGCAGGCGCCGTACCGCCTTCGCCACGCGCTCGCGGGTGTAGGGTTTAAGGAGGTAGTCCACGGCACTCACGGCGAAGGCATCTACCGCATACTGGGGGTAAGCCGTGGTGAAAACGACCAGGGGCGGGCGTGGCAGTTCGCGCAGCCAGTTGGCCAGCTCGAGCCCGTTGGCCCCCGGCAGCTGGATGTCGAGAAACAGAGCGTCCGGCTCCTTAGCCCGTATCAGCGCCAAAGCGGCCGGCACGTCGGCGGCCTCACCCACCACCTCGACCTCAGGCAGCGCGCTCAGCAAATAGACCAGTTCCTCGCGAATATACTTTTCGTCATCGACCGCAAGAACGCGGAGCTTCACAGCCATCAGAACCTTTCTCCCTAGCCAGCGCCTTTTACCAAGAGCTCATCCACCGTCTGGCCGGGCCGAAACCAGGCCGGAAGATAGAGGGTAACCGTTGTCCCTTTCCCCAGCTGGCTCCTGATGGTGAGCTCGTATTCTTCTCCATATAGCTGACGCAGGCGTTCATTAACGTTGTAGAGGCCGAGCCCGCCCCGGCCGGCATTGCGCGGGCGGCGTAACAGCCCGGCCAGCCGTTCCGGCGGTATGCCCACGCCGTCGTCCTCCAGACGCATCCAGACACCGTCCGGAGTCCGGTGCAGCTCCAGGGTAAGGTGGCCCGGGCCGGAGCGCGGCAGCAGGCCGTGGCGGACTGCGTTTTCGACCAGGGGCTGCAGGAGAAAGCTCGGTACCGCCACCTCCGCCGCCTCCGGATCGATGAGGATCTTCGTCTGCAGCCGCTCGCCGAAGCGGGCCTGCTCAAGGAGAAGGTAGGCCTCCACCGTCTCCAGCTCTTCGCCCAGCGACACCAGGAGACTGGTGGGAGTAAGGGTTTTGCGCAGGAAATGCGCCAGGTGCGTTAAGAGCTCGCGCGCCTGCTGGGCATCCTTCCGGCAGAGGGCGATAATGGTGCTCAAGGCATTGAAGAGGAAGTGGGGATTCACCTGGGCCTGTAGGAGCTGGAGCTGCATCTGGGTGTGCAAAGAAGCCAGGTGCTCCAGCTCCACGATGCGCAGCTCCCGAGCCAAAAGGCCACTCATCCCCAGGGCCACTTCGCTCTGGGTCCGGGTAATCTGGTTCCCCTCTTTTTCCACCAGGCGCAAGTAACCGTACGTCTGCTTCTCGAAAGCGATGGCGGCGGTAAGGATGGCGGGCCCGCCGGTAACCGGCACCGCGCGGGGAAAACCATCCTTCAGTTCAGGCGGGTCAACCGCCAGCACAGCGCCCTGGGCGTCCAAGAGCCCGGCCATGGCTACGCCGGTCAGCCGCCGGAGTTCCTGCGCCACCCGCGCTGCGCTCACGGCCGTCAGCCCCTGGGCCAGCCACGGCAGGGCGCGGTTGGCCACATCCATGACCAGGCCGATGTGGGTAGCAGCATTCGTTTCCAGCTGCCGGTGCATGTCGCGGATCATGAGCACAAAGACAGCGGCGCCCAGGCTGTTCACCAAGAGCATCGGCCCGCCCAGGAGGAGCTCCCAGTGTAGCGCCAGGGAAAAAGGCTTGGCCAACCCCAGGACCAGGAAGCGCTGGATCAGCTCGGCAAGAAAGGCAGCCGCCGCCCCCTGCCCCGGCGTGGGCAGGCGGCCTCGGTTGCGCCGGTAAAAGCATCCACCTATGAGGCCACCCACCACTGGTGAGATGGCACAGGGCACAGCCGTGAAGCCGCCCAGAAAGTAGCGGTGGGTTCCGGAAAGCACCCCGGCAACCAGGCCAACCCAGGAACCGGCCAGGAGGCCGCCCACCACCACGCCGATGGAGCGGCTGTTGGCAATGGCCCCGTTAATGAGAATACCCAAGTTGGTCCCCGCCATGGAGAGCAGTCCGAAAAAGAGGATGGCTACGGCCCGCGCGCGCAGGTCTTTCCGCTGGCCCGCCAAAAGTTGCCAGAGGAAGGGCGTGCGGCCGCCCAGGTAGGCTGCCAGCGCGATAACAGCAATGCTGCGCAGCAGACTCAAAGAAATGGAAAGGAGCACCGCAAAAAGCCCCCTGGGATAATCTTACGGTTTTTCTCCCACCATTCTACCACAAAAATTCCTTTTTCGACACCTAGCCCCCCAGGTAGGCTTGGCGCTCTCTCTGCCTGGCCCAGATAGGCCGCGATCACCCGCGGGTCGCGCTGCACTTCTTCCGGCCGCCCGGTCGTAAGGATGCGGCCGCTCTCTATCACGATCACCCGATCGGAGACGTCCATCACCACCGGCATGTGGTGCTCCACAGGAGCACGGTGAGCCCGGCGGCGCGCCGGGCCCGGATGTGGCGCTTTCGCGCACCACGTCGGTGAGGCCCAGGCGGGCGCAATGAAGTGCGCCTCTACGCGTGCCGGAACTTTTCCACGGCCTGGGCGCCCTGCGCGGCCTCCACCAGGGCAGCGGGACCGCCCACACAGCCGCCTATACAGGCCATCCCCTCCAGGAAATTCCCCGGCAGCTTTCCGGCCCGCGCCAGGGTAAGGTACCGTTTGCACTCCTCCAGCCCGCCGGCCCGCACCGGCTTAAGTTCCACCGCAGCCCCCTGGGCCGTGAGCTCCGCCTGGAGGGCGGCGGCCACCCCGCCGCTCACCGCAAAGCCCCGACCCCAGGGCGATGCCCCCTTGACCGGCCCTGCCGGTGCGCCCGCCTGCGCCGGATCCAGTCCCTTGGCATCCAGGAAGGCGGCCAGCTCGGCAAAGGTGAGCACGGCGTCCACGCCGCTCCCCGGTGCCAGCGCCTCTTCCTTTTTGGCGACGCACGGCCCGATAAACACCACCCGGCACTTCGGGTCCTCTTCCTTGAGGCGGCGGGCCAGGGTCACCATAGGGGAAGGAGTGCGGGAGATATGGTCGGCCAGGTCCGGGTAGTGCCTCTTGATCAGCGCGACAAAGGCCGGGCAGCAGGAACTGGCCAGCCACCCTTCTGCGGCGACGCGCTCACTGAACTCCCGAGCTTCCTCCTTCGCCACCTGGTCGGCGCCGCAGGCTACCTCCGCCGTAGCGCTGAAGCCCGCTTCCTTCAAGGTAGCCAGCACCTGGCCCATGTTCACCCGGGGACCGAACTGGCCGGCGAGGGCCGGGGCAAACGCCGCCACCACCCGCTCGCCCGCCTCAAGCCAGCCGATTACTTCCACCAGCTGGGATTTATCGCTGATGGCGCCGAAGGGACAAGCCGTAACGCAGGTACCACAGGCGGTGCACAGGGCCGTATCGATCACCGAGTTGCGGTTCGGCCCCGGCTTGATGGCCTTGACCGGGCAGGAGCGCTCGCAAGGACGGATCACCTCTACGATGGCGTGGAAGTGGCAGGCCTGGCTGCAGCGGCCGCACTCGGCGCACTGCTCCTGGTCGATGTACGCCCGACGCCCCACAATGCTGATGGCCTTCTTGGGACAGGCGTTGACGCAGTAGTGAGCAACGCAGCCCCGGCAGGCATCGGTGACCATGTAACGGTCAATGGGGCAGCGGTCACAGGCCGTCTCAATGATGTCGATGACCGGCGCCGCCGGCCGGTGCCCCGCCAGCCGCTGCGTCACCGTCTCGCCCAGCCTTTCTTCCGGGTCGACCTCGCGGGGTGAAAAGCCCAGGGCGAGCTTGATCCGCTCGGCCAGAACCGCCCGCTCCTTGTAAACGCAGCAGCGGTAGCGGGTGATGCCCGAGTCGGTCAAGGCGCGCGGCAGGCGATCCACTTTGGCCGCCAGTTCCCCGCCTAAAGCGAGGCGCGCCACCTCGCGTAAAACCTCGTGCTTGATCAGGGCGACCTCAGATTTAAACGCCGGCATCCTAATCCCCTCTCTTAAAGCGTCCTCACACTTGTTCACAGCGCAGACCTGACGCCTAACCTTTATACTACCGGGACTTTAGGCCTTGATTACACACCTGTTAAGAAGCTGTTAAGAACGGCAAAAACCCCGCCCAATTTCTGGGCGGGGCGGCCGACAAGTATTGGTTTACTGCTGCGGCTCCGCGGCGGCAGGAACAGGTTCTTCCGCCGGCGCCGCCGCGGTCGGAACGGTCTCTTCCACCGGCTCCGCCGCGGCCGGAACAGGTTCTTCCGCCGGCGCCGGGACATCCGGTTCCTGGATGGTGACCACCCCCGTGGCCGGGTCATAATAGACGCTCGCCGCGAAGGTTTCCGCAATGAACCGCAGTGGGACGAAGGTGTAACCCTCAACCAGCTGCGGCGGCACAGGAAGAGGAACGGTCTTTTCCCGGCCTAGCGTATCCTTAAGCACCACCGTTTGGTCGGTTAGGCTGAGTTCGATGGTGACACCGTCCTTAACCAGAGTAACGGTCTTGGTATCTTCGGAGTAGGTCACCTGTGCCTTCAAGCTGGCCGCCAGCGCCCGGAGCGGCACCAGTGTGGTGCCCTCTTTTACTACCGGCGGCAGCGCATCCTTAAGGAGCCGGCCGTTGATGAAAATCCGGGAGCCGACCTGGTGGCGGTACTGCTGCGTCAGCGCCGCACCTTGGGGAGTCTTGACCTTGTTTTTCACCTTTTGCTGCAGCTTTTCCTGCACTTTCGCCTGCTCTTCGGTTTGGGTCTCAAGCTGGATCCCCTCATTTACCTGTACCTGCTCCTCGTCTTGCGGCTCAACCTGTTCTTTATCCTGGGCGTTCTCCTCCTCGTTCTGGTCCTGCTGGTGAAGCCGCTCCTGGAGCCGGTCCGCTTCTTGTTCCTGCTGCCGCGTGCGGTCCGCGTCCTTTACCTCGTCGCCCTCCCCGGTGTGCGCCCGGTCCTGGGTGCGGTCCTCTGCTCCCGCCGCCGCAGCCGCCGGCGCCTTCCCCGCGTGCTTCGTACCCGCCTTGTGGGGCGCCGCCCACGCGGGACCGGTGAGAAGCAAAGACAGCACCACCGTGAGCGCGATCCCCAGCTTAGCCAGTCTGCCAGCCATTGTCTCCTGCCTCCCTTGCTTTCGTTCCTGTCGTTCCTTTACTTCGTTGTGCAGTGCATTTTTCTGGGGGTGTCCGCAGAAAAAATGAAAAAGCCCTGCCTCCCCGCGCAGGGCCACTCCACCTTTCGGTCACTGGGGCCCAAGACTCAGAACTGCGGCCCCAAGGCCGGCGGCAGTCGCTCCACCGGTACCCCTTTGAGGAGTGCAGCCGCCGTAACCGCGCCCAGGATGAGGGCCGGCGCAGCGCCGGCCCGGCCAGGCGATGTCAGAAACCTCAGCCCCCGGCCGCTTACCCCAGCTCAGCCCCGCCGCCAGAGCACCAGGAGAACGGCCAGGGCCAGGAGAAAACGGTAGGCCGTAAAGAAGAAGTAGCTGCCGTGCCGCACGTAGCGCAGAAGGAAGCGGATGGCCAGGTATCCCACCACCGCCGCCGTAAGTACCCCGGCGATAAAAGGCGCGTTCACCGCCGCCGGCGGCAGGTCCTTGAGTTTAAGCAGGGCGGCGCCCGCGATGATGGGCACGGAAAGGAGGAAGGAGAAGCGTGCCGCTGTCTCCCGCTCCATGCCGGTAAGGAGCCCCGCCGTCATGGTGATGCCCGAGCGCGACACCCCGGGGATAATGGCCAGGGCCTGGGAGATGCCGACGACGATGCTGTCTGCCCAGGTAAGGTCTTCCATATCCCGCCTTTTGCGCCCGACCCGGTCCGCCCCCCAGAGCCCCAGGCCCATCAACGTGAGGGTAAGGGCGATAAGAGCCGGGTTACGGAATACAGTCTCAGCCTGCTGCTCGAAGAGCACCCCAAAGAGCGCCCCGGGAACGGAGGCCACCGCCAGGTACCAGAGCAGGCGCCCGCTCCGGCTGCGAGGCCGGGCAACGGCGTCGAAGACGATCTCCAAAAGGTCCCGCCAAAAGTAAGCCACCACCGCCACCAGTGTTCCCAGGTGCAGGGCCACATCGAAGGTGAGGCCGGGATCGGGCCAGTCAAAGAACCATGGCACCAAAATGAGATGGGCTGAGCTCGAGATGGGCAGAAACTCGCCCAGCCCCTGTACCAAACCCAAGACAACCGCCTGTAGAATGTTCACGGCCGACAGCACCCCTTATCATATGCAGCTGCCGGGACCCAGGTGATCGCCGGCGCACAGCCAAAACCCACCTCCCATTCTAACCGCGCCCGGCGCCTTTGGCAAGAAAAATACCTGCCGGGGAAGGCGCCCGGCAGGTTCTTTCCCAACGCGGATCAGGCCTTCTGTCCGCCGGCACGGGCGATCATTACCAGGCCGATGGTCAGAAGCGGCAGCACGTGGGCGACGAAGAAGCCCCAGGAGATGGTGCCGTAGCCTTTGGCGATAAGGCCGATCAGGCCGAACCGCGACATAGCGATGCTGAGGAGCACCATGCCGAGCGCAATGAAGCCGCGGTGGGCCAGCGTAAGCACCTTGTCCTTTTCCTTGAAATAGCCGGCCAACCGCTCGTTGACGGCGTGGATGAAACCGGTTCCGGTCTCAATCAGCGTACCGAACAGGACCACCTCGTACGCCGCCAAGAGAAGGAACGAACCGATTTGGGTCAGCGCGTAGTAAGCCGGCACCTCCACCTTTAGCACTTCCGGATAGCCACTCAGGACCACCAGGTAAAAGAGGAAGCCGGGGATAATGGTGATGAGCGAGCTCAGGATGCCGGAGACAATCGCCTGCCCCCGCGTCTCGATGTCTTTCAGGGTAAAAAGCACCGCGGCGATGCAGCCCAGGTTGTAGAGGGCGTACTTGAAACCGCTCAGGACCCAGCCGGGCCGCACGTCGCCCGTGGCGATGATCTGGCTGATTTGCGGCCCGAACTTGCTGAGGCCGAAGATGACAAAGGCCGCGTACACCGCGTAGAGGACGAACGACCACCAGGACATATAGGCGGCGATGGCTTCACTGCCGAGGTAGGCCAAAAAGGCTACTCCGAGGAGCATCACGCTCACGCCGACGATGTAGGGGATGCCGAAGGTGTCGCGCAGGATGGCGCCGGCCGCCGCACCTACCACCGCCAGCACGATGAAAAGAAGGAGAATGTAGCACACCTCAAAGATGGGCCAGGCCGGGCCCAAGAGCTTCTTAAAGAAGCTCCGGTAATCGTACACTTTGAAGACCCGGGCGAATTCATAGGAAGCCGCGAGGACGACCGCCCAGATGACGGCCGTTACCAGGAACATACCCAGGATGCCGCCCAGGGGTCCGTACTGCAGAAAGTATTCAATTAGTTCGCGCCCGGTACCGTAGCCGCCAGCGATAACGACTGACTGGAAAACAAACCCGGGTAAAAGATAAATCCGGTAAAACTTGGAGTCCAGGAACCAGCTCAGACCGTGGCTTTTCCCGCCATTACTCAAGGCACTACCTCCTCGTCAGAATTTTCCTACACTAATCCTTCCGCTACTCTGCCGTGCACCTCCTTTGCCTGCCGGCTGCTGATCGGTTATTAAGGTTATTAAGGTTATTAAGCGATATATATTCGCCTCAATCTGAGAAATTCCTGCAAGCTTCCCCGGGGTCGGGCAGCAACTTTGCGTTGTCTTTTAATTCATGATAAGACAAGCCGGCGCGCACCGGCCCAAATTGAGACGGGCGGAAAAAGGCCCTACCCGCCTGTGGTAGAGCTGAGAAGTGGACCCTCTTTAACTGTTTTCGCGCTTTCAGTACTCCGCTTCTGCTCCGGGTCTCCCTGTGCCGGTAAGCCCCAGCAGTTCGCGCATTTCTTGCTCCGTGAGGATGGTGCGCACCGCGCCGCCGGCGCCCTCGGCGCCTGGATCCTCCTCCCAGGAAGGCGCCTCGATCATCTTTTCTACCTCCTTCGCCTGTCAGGCAAAATCATCGCACAAAAAGGTCCCCTTGTCCAGGATTATTTTCCCAACTATATTAGGAACAAATTACGATTTTATGGAAGATGCTTTACCCGCCTGGGCGGGACCGGTCCTGCGGAAGCAGTGCGAAAATTTATTTACATCGGAGGCGGAACATGATAGAATCTGCCTGAGCTGGTAATTGAAGGGG
Coding sequences:
- a CDS encoding LytS/YhcK type 5TM receptor domain-containing protein, producing the protein MLLSISLSLLRSIAVIALAAYLGGRTPFLWQLLAGQRKDLRARAVAILFFGLLSMAGTNLGILINGAIANSRSIGVVVGGLLAGSWVGLVAGVLSGTHRYFLGGFTAVPCAISPVVGGLIGGCFYRRNRGRLPTPGQGAAAAFLAELIQRFLVLGLAKPFSLALHWELLLGGPMLLVNSLGAAVFVLMIRDMHRQLETNAATHIGLVMDVANRALPWLAQGLTAVSAARVAQELRRLTGVAMAGLLDAQGAVLAVDPPELKDGFPRAVPVTGGPAILTAAIAFEKQTYGYLRLVEKEGNQITRTQSEVALGMSGLLARELRIVELEHLASLHTQMQLQLLQAQVNPHFLFNALSTIIALCRKDAQQARELLTHLAHFLRKTLTPTSLLVSLGEELETVEAYLLLEQARFGERLQTKILIDPEAAEVAVPSFLLQPLVENAVRHGLLPRSGPGHLTLELHRTPDGVWMRLEDDGVGIPPERLAGLLRRPRNAGRGGLGLYNVNERLRQLYGEEYELTIRSQLGKGTTVTLYLPAWFRPGQTVDELLVKGAG
- a CDS encoding copper amine oxidase N-terminal domain-containing protein — encoded protein: MAGRLAKLGIALTVVLSLLLTGPAWAAPHKAGTKHAGKAPAAAAAGAEDRTQDRAHTGEGDEVKDADRTRQQEQEADRLQERLHQQDQNEEENAQDKEQVEPQDEEQVQVNEGIQLETQTEEQAKVQEKLQQKVKNKVKTPQGAALTQQYRHQVGSRIFINGRLLKDALPPVVKEGTTLVPLRALAASLKAQVTYSEDTKTVTLVKDGVTIELSLTDQTVVLKDTLGREKTVPLPVPPQLVEGYTFVPLRFIAETFAASVYYDPATGVVTIQEPDVPAPAEEPVPAAAEPVEETVPTAAAPAEEPVPAAAEPQQ
- a CDS encoding LytTR family DNA-binding domain-containing protein, producing MAVKLRVLAVDDEKYIREELVYLLSALPEVEVVGEAADVPAALALIRAKEPDALFLDIQLPGANGLELANWLRELPRPPLVVFTTAYPQYAVDAFAVSAVDYLLKPYTRERVAKAVRRLQVLTGGAGEEANTPRAAAPAEEAVRPSGGDGRRQRALGRAWEKIAVPRPDGYALLSYEEICWLEFRGGVVYLHTPGESFLVPGSLRTYEVRLNGHHQFQRIHRHLLVNLEHVKEVLAEGDGTYSLVMDDKAGTILPVSRPQSKKLRAWLHL
- a CDS encoding 4Fe-4S dicluster domain-containing protein, whose translation is MPAFKSEVALIKHEVLREVARLALGGELAAKVDRLPRALTDSGITRYRCCVYKERAVLAERIKLALGFSPREVDPEERLGETVTQRLAGHRPAAPVIDIIETACDRCPIDRYMVTDACRGCVAHYCVNACPKKAISIVGRRAYIDQEQCAECGRCSQACHFHAIVEVIRPCERSCPVKAIKPGPNRNSVIDTALCTACGTCVTACPFGAISDKSQLVEVIGWLEAGERVVAAFAPALAGQFGPRVNMGQVLATLKEAGFSATAEVACGADQVAKEEAREFSERVAAEGWLASSCCPAFVALIKRHYPDLADHISRTPSPMVTLARRLKEEDPKCRVVFIGPCVAKKEEALAPGSGVDAVLTFAELAAFLDAKGLDPAQAGAPAGPVKGASPWGRGFAVSGGVAAALQAELTAQGAAVELKPVRAGGLEECKRYLTLARAGKLPGNFLEGMACIGGCVGGPAALVEAAQGAQAVEKFRHA
- the uppP gene encoding undecaprenyl-diphosphatase UppP, translated to MNILQAVVLGLVQGLGEFLPISSSAHLILVPWFFDWPDPGLTFDVALHLGTLVAVVAYFWRDLLEIVFDAVARPRSRSGRLLWYLAVASVPGALFGVLFEQQAETVFRNPALIALTLTLMGLGLWGADRVGRKRRDMEDLTWADSIVVGISQALAIIPGVSRSGITMTAGLLTGMERETAARFSFLLSVPIIAGAALLKLKDLPPAAVNAPFIAGVLTAAVVGYLAIRFLLRYVRHGSYFFFTAYRFLLALAVLLVLWRRG
- a CDS encoding ferredoxin family protein, yielding MPHGKVAKITINAKWCKGCGICVKFCPSQVLKLGLQKKPEVTNLEQCLDCHLCELRCPDLAIAVLEEEQEVAAS
- a CDS encoding 2-oxoacid:acceptor oxidoreductase subunit alpha — translated: MLQVKGAQASPDREEAVLLQGNEACVEGALAAGLDFFAGYPITPSSEIAELLAARLPRRGGKFIQMEDEIASIAAVIGAALGGAQAMTATSGPGFSLKQENIGFAAMAEVPCVIVDSQRVGPSTGMPTSPAQGDLMQARWGSHGDRPVVAYYPASVAETYRLAIRAFATAERLRLPVILLLDEVISHMRERVTLKPPAENELPKRRQIQAATAAGALNDYPVYRADAEEQVPFLPDFGRGYRFHVTGLTHDEKGFPTENRVIAGALHQRLVEKVRKVQDELAQAEVTGADPAETLVVAAGGVARSAQVAVEDLRRAGYSIALFRPITIWPFPEKAWQSRVAAARRVVVVEMNMGQLYYVVDRLTKRAPVELCNQVNGELITPEQIVSFIKG